In Lagenorhynchus albirostris chromosome 14, mLagAlb1.1, whole genome shotgun sequence, one DNA window encodes the following:
- the MN1 gene encoding transcriptional activator MN1 isoform X2, with the protein MFGLDQFEPQINSRNAGQGERNFNEAGLSMNAHFKAPAFHAGGPPGPVDPAMSGLGESPILGMNMEPYGFHARGHSELHAGGLQAQPVHGFFGGQQPHHGHPGGHHPHQHHPHFGGNFGGSDPGASCLHGGRLLGYGGAAGGLGSQPPFAEGYDHLAESQGPESFGPQRPGNLPDFHSSGASGHAVPAPCLPLDQSPNRAASFHGLPASSGSDSHSLEPRRVANQGAVDSLEYNYPGEPPSGHFDMFSPSDSEGQLPHYAAGRQVPGGSFPGASAMPRAAGMVGLSKMHAQQQQQQQQQHGVFFERFGGTRKMPVGLEPAVGSRHPLMQPPQQAPPPPPQQPPQQPPPPPPQQQQPPPPPPPPPPPGLLVRQNSCPPALPRPQQGEAGTPSGGLQDGGPLLPSQHAQFEYPIHRLENRSMHPYSEPVFNMQHPPPQQTPNQRLQHFDAPPYMNVAKRPRFDFPGSAGVDRCASWNGSMHNGALDNHLSPSAYSGLPGEFTPPVPDSFPSGPPLQHPAPDHQSLQQQQQQQQQQQQQQQQRQNAALMIKQMASRNQQQRLRQPNLAQLGHPGDVGQGGLVHSGPVGGLAQPNFERESGGAGAGRLGTFEQQAQHLAQESAWFPGPHPPPGDLLPRRMGGSGLPADCGPHDPGLAPPPPPGGSGVLFRGSLQEPLRMPGEGHVPALPSPGLQFGGSLASLGQLQSPGAGVGLPSAPSERRPQPPDFTAPALGGQPGFPFGAANRQATPHSGPGVNSPPSAGGGGGSTGGGGGGGAYPQQPDFQPSQRTSASKLGALSLGSFNKPSSKDNLFGQSCLAALSTACQNMIASLGAPNLNVTFNKKNPPEGKRKLSQNETDGAAMASNPGSDYFPGGTAPGAAGPGGQSGTSSSGSKASGPPNPPAQGDGTSLSPNYTLESTSGNDGKPVPGGGGRGRGRRKRDSGHVSPGTFFDKYSAAPDSGGAPGVSPGQQQAPGAAVGGSSTGEARGAPTPHEKALTSPSWGKGAELLLGDQPDLMASLDGGAKSDGSSPHAGEFASDEVSTSYANEDEVSSSSDNPPALAKASRSPLVTGSPKLPPRGLGAGEHGPKAPPAPLGLGILSTSTSTPDSYGGGGTGHPGTPGLEQVRTPTSSSGAPPPDEIHPLEILQAQIQLQRQQFSISEDQPLGLKGGKKGECAVGASGAQNGDSELGSCCSEAVKSAMSTIDLDSLMAEHSATWYLPADKALVDGADEDKTLAPWEKAKPQNPNSKEEFH; encoded by the exons ATGTTTGGGCTGGACCAATTCGAGCCCCAGATCAACAGCAGGAACGCTGGCCAGGGCGAGAGGAACTTTAACGAGGCCGGACTAAGCATGAACGCCCACTTTAAGGCCCCGGCTTTCCACGCGGGGGGACCCCCTGGCCCCGTGGACCCTGCCATGAGCGGGCTGGGCGAATCCCCGATCTTGGGCATGAACATGGAGCCTTATGGCTTTCACGCGCGCGGCCACTCGGAGTTGCACGCGGGGGGGCTGCAGGCGCAGCCGGTGCACGGATTCTTTGGAGGCCAACAGCCGCACCACGGCCACCCGGGAGGCCACCACCCCCACCAGCATCACCCCCACTTCGGGGGCAACTTCGGCGGGTCGGATCCTGGGGCCTCGTGCCTGCACGGGGGTCGTCTGCTCGGCTACGGCGGCGCGGCCGGCGGCCTGGGCAGCCAGCCGCCCTTCGCCGAGGGTTATGATCACCTGGCGGAGAGCCAGGGGCCGGAGAGCTTCGGCCCGCAGCGACCTGGGAACCTCCCGGACTTCCACAGTTCGGGCGCCTCAGGCCACGCCGTGCCTGCCCCATGCTTGCCGCTGGACCAGAGCCCTAACCGAGCCGCCTCCTTCCATGGCCTGCCCGCCTCCAGTGGCTCCGATTCCCACAGTCTGGAGCCCCGGAGGGTGGCGAACCAAGGAGCCGTCGACTCGCTGGAATACAATTACCCGGGCGAGCCGCCCTCGGGACATTTCGACATGTTTTCCCCCTCTGATTCTGAGGGGCAGCTGCCTCATTATGCAGCGGGTCGTCAGGTTCCCGGGGGCTCTTTCCCGGGTGCCTCGGCCATGCCTAGAGCTGCAGGCATGGTGGGCTTGTCCAAAATGCACgcccagcagcagcaacagcagcagcagcagcacggAGTGTTCTTCGAGAGGTTCGGCGGGACCCGCAAGATGCCCGTGGGTCTGGAGCCTGCAGTAGGCTCCAGGCACCCGTTAATGCAGCCTCCCCAGCAggccccgccgccgcctccgcaGCAGCCCCcgcagcagccgccgccgccacctCCGCAGCAGCaacagccgccgccgccgccgccgccgccgccgccgcctgggCTTCTGGTCCGGCAAAATTCGTGTCCGCCTGCGCTCCCGCGTCCCCAGCAGGGCGAGGCGGGCACGCCCAGCGGCGGCCTGCAGGACGGGGGCCCCTTGCTGCCCAGCCAACACGCGCAGTTCGAGTACCCCATCCACCGGCTGGAGAACCGGAGCATGCACCCTTATTCTGAGCCTGTATTCAACATGCAGCACCCTCCTCCGCAGCAGACGCCCAACCAGCGGCTGCAGCATTTCGACGCACCCCCCTACATGAATGTGGCCAAGAGGCCGCGCTTTGACTTCCCGGGCAGCGCGGGAGTGGATCGCTGCGCTTCGTGGAACGGCAGCATGCACAACGGCGCTCTGGACAACCACCTCTCGCCCTCAGCCTATTCCGGCCTACCCGGCGAGTTCACGCCGCCTGTGCCCGACAGCTTCCCCTCGGGGCCACCCCTGCAGCATCCGGCCCCGGACCACCAGtccctgcagcagcagcagcagcagcagcagcagcagcagcaacagcagcagcaacgcCAAAACGCGGCCCTCATGATCAAGCAGATGGCGTCGCGGAATCAGCAGCAGCGGCTGCGCCAGCCCAACCTGGCCCAGCTAGGCCACCCCGGGGACGTGGGCCAGGGCGGCCTGGTGCACAGCGGCCCAGTGGGCGGCTTGGCCCAGCCGAACTTTGAGCGCGAAAGCGGCGGCGCGGGCGCCGGGCGCCTGGGCACGTTCGAGCAGCAGGCTCAGCACTTGGCGCAGGAGAGTGCATGGTTCCCAGGTCCGCACCCGCCGCCGGGTGACTTGCTGCCCCGCAGGATGGGAGGTTCAGGCCTGCCCGCTGACTGCGGCCCGCACGACCCCGGACTGGCGCCGCCCCCTCCGCCCGGTGGCTCGGGGGTGCTGTTCCGGGGCTCTCTGCAGGAGCCGCTGAGGATGCCCGGAGAGGGCCACGTGCCCGCGCTGCCCTCCCCTGGCCTGCAGTTCGGGGGCAGCCTGGCCAGCCTGGGGCAGCTGCAGTCGcccggggctggggtggggctgccCAGCGCTCCCTCCGAGCGCCGGCCCCAGCCGCCCGATTTCACAGCGCCAGCGCTCGGGGGCCAGCCTGGCTTCCCGTTCGGCGCAGCGAACCGGCAGGCCACGCCGCACAGCGGTCCAGGCGTGAACTCGCCCCCGAGcgcgggcgggggcggcggcagcacgggcggcggcggcggcgggggcgcaTACCCGCAGCAGCCTGATTTCCAGCCCAGCCAGCGCACCTCGGCCAGTAAGCTGGGCGCGCTCTCGCTGGGCTCCTTCAACAAGCCCAGCTCCAAGGACAACCTGTTCGGCCAGAGTTGCCTGGCTGCACTCTCCACAGCCTGCCAGAACATGATCGCCAGCCTTGGAGCCCCCAACCTCAACGTTACCTTCAACAAGAAGAACCCGCCCGAGGGCAAGAGGAAACTGAGCCAGAACGAGACCGACGGCGCGGCCATGGCCAGCAACCCGGGCTCGGATTACTTCCCAGGAGGGACTGCTCCTGGGGCCGCAGGGCCCGGAGGCCAGTCGGGGACCAGTAGCAGCGGCTCCAAAGCCTCTGGGCCGCCCAATCCGCCCGCCCAGGGAGATGGCACCAGCCTCTCCCCCAACTACACCCTGGAATCAACGTCGGGGAACGACGGCAAGCCGGTTCCCGGGGGCGGCGGCCGGGGACGGGGTCGCAGAAAAAGGGACAGTGGTCACGTGAGCCCCGGGACCTTCTTCGACAAGTACTCGGCAGCGCCGGACAGCGGGGGCGCGCCTGGAGTGAGCCCAGGGCAACAGCAGGCGCCAGGCGCAGCCGTCGGGGGAAGCTCCACGGGCGAGGCGCGCGGGGCGCCTACGCCTCATGAGAAGGCGCTCACGTCGCCTTCGTGGGGGAAGGGGGCCGAGTTGCTCCTGGGGGACCAGCCGGACCTCATGGCGTCCCTGGACGGTGGGGCAAAGTCGGACGGTAGTTCCCCGCACGCGGGCGAGTTCGCCTCGGACGAGGTGAGCACGAGCTACGCCAACGAGGACGAGGTGTCATCCAGCTCCGACAaccccccagccctggccaaAGCGAGTAGGAGCCCTCTGGTGACAGGCTCGCCCAAACTCCCTCCCCGCGGGTTGGGCGCCGGGGAACATGGACCGAAGGCGCCCCCAGCCCCGCTTGGCCTGGGCATCTTGTCTACCTCTACCTCCACCCCCGACAGCTACGGCGGCGGGGGCACGGGCCATCCCGGCACGCCGGGCCTGGAGCAGGTCCGGACCCCAACGAGCAGCAGCGGCGCACCGCCGCCTGACGAGATCCACCCCCTGGAGATCCTCCAGGCACAGATCCAGCTGCAGAGGCAGCAGTTCAGCATCTCTGAGGACCAGCCCCTGGGGCTCAAAGGTGGCAAGAAGGGTGAGTGTGCTGTGGGGGCTTCTGGTGCGCAGAATGGTGACAGCGAGCTGGGCAGCTGCTGCTCCGAGGCCGTCAAGAGCGCCATGAGCACCATCGATCTGGACTCGCTGATGGCAGAGCACAGCGCCACCTGGTACCTGCCGGCCGACAAGGCTTTGGTGGACGGCGCAGACGAGGACAAGACGCTGGCACCCTGGGAGAAGGCCAAACCCCAGAACCCCAACAGCAAAGAAG AGTTTCATTGA
- the MN1 gene encoding transcriptional activator MN1 isoform X1, with protein sequence MFGLDQFEPQINSRNAGQGERNFNEAGLSMNAHFKAPAFHAGGPPGPVDPAMSGLGESPILGMNMEPYGFHARGHSELHAGGLQAQPVHGFFGGQQPHHGHPGGHHPHQHHPHFGGNFGGSDPGASCLHGGRLLGYGGAAGGLGSQPPFAEGYDHLAESQGPESFGPQRPGNLPDFHSSGASGHAVPAPCLPLDQSPNRAASFHGLPASSGSDSHSLEPRRVANQGAVDSLEYNYPGEPPSGHFDMFSPSDSEGQLPHYAAGRQVPGGSFPGASAMPRAAGMVGLSKMHAQQQQQQQQQHGVFFERFGGTRKMPVGLEPAVGSRHPLMQPPQQAPPPPPQQPPQQPPPPPPQQQQPPPPPPPPPPPGLLVRQNSCPPALPRPQQGEAGTPSGGLQDGGPLLPSQHAQFEYPIHRLENRSMHPYSEPVFNMQHPPPQQTPNQRLQHFDAPPYMNVAKRPRFDFPGSAGVDRCASWNGSMHNGALDNHLSPSAYSGLPGEFTPPVPDSFPSGPPLQHPAPDHQSLQQQQQQQQQQQQQQQQRQNAALMIKQMASRNQQQRLRQPNLAQLGHPGDVGQGGLVHSGPVGGLAQPNFERESGGAGAGRLGTFEQQAQHLAQESAWFPGPHPPPGDLLPRRMGGSGLPADCGPHDPGLAPPPPPGGSGVLFRGSLQEPLRMPGEGHVPALPSPGLQFGGSLASLGQLQSPGAGVGLPSAPSERRPQPPDFTAPALGGQPGFPFGAANRQATPHSGPGVNSPPSAGGGGGSTGGGGGGGAYPQQPDFQPSQRTSASKLGALSLGSFNKPSSKDNLFGQSCLAALSTACQNMIASLGAPNLNVTFNKKNPPEGKRKLSQNETDGAAMASNPGSDYFPGGTAPGAAGPGGQSGTSSSGSKASGPPNPPAQGDGTSLSPNYTLESTSGNDGKPVPGGGGRGRGRRKRDSGHVSPGTFFDKYSAAPDSGGAPGVSPGQQQAPGAAVGGSSTGEARGAPTPHEKALTSPSWGKGAELLLGDQPDLMASLDGGAKSDGSSPHAGEFASDEVSTSYANEDEVSSSSDNPPALAKASRSPLVTGSPKLPPRGLGAGEHGPKAPPAPLGLGILSTSTSTPDSYGGGGTGHPGTPGLEQVRTPTSSSGAPPPDEIHPLEILQAQIQLQRQQFSISEDQPLGLKGGKKGECAVGASGAQNGDSELGSCCSEAVKSAMSTIDLDSLMAEHSATWYLPADKALVDGADEDKTLAPWEKAKPQNPNSKEAHDLPPNKASATQPGSHLQCLSVHCTDDVGDAKARASVPTWRSLHSDISNRFGTFVAALT encoded by the coding sequence ATGTTTGGGCTGGACCAATTCGAGCCCCAGATCAACAGCAGGAACGCTGGCCAGGGCGAGAGGAACTTTAACGAGGCCGGACTAAGCATGAACGCCCACTTTAAGGCCCCGGCTTTCCACGCGGGGGGACCCCCTGGCCCCGTGGACCCTGCCATGAGCGGGCTGGGCGAATCCCCGATCTTGGGCATGAACATGGAGCCTTATGGCTTTCACGCGCGCGGCCACTCGGAGTTGCACGCGGGGGGGCTGCAGGCGCAGCCGGTGCACGGATTCTTTGGAGGCCAACAGCCGCACCACGGCCACCCGGGAGGCCACCACCCCCACCAGCATCACCCCCACTTCGGGGGCAACTTCGGCGGGTCGGATCCTGGGGCCTCGTGCCTGCACGGGGGTCGTCTGCTCGGCTACGGCGGCGCGGCCGGCGGCCTGGGCAGCCAGCCGCCCTTCGCCGAGGGTTATGATCACCTGGCGGAGAGCCAGGGGCCGGAGAGCTTCGGCCCGCAGCGACCTGGGAACCTCCCGGACTTCCACAGTTCGGGCGCCTCAGGCCACGCCGTGCCTGCCCCATGCTTGCCGCTGGACCAGAGCCCTAACCGAGCCGCCTCCTTCCATGGCCTGCCCGCCTCCAGTGGCTCCGATTCCCACAGTCTGGAGCCCCGGAGGGTGGCGAACCAAGGAGCCGTCGACTCGCTGGAATACAATTACCCGGGCGAGCCGCCCTCGGGACATTTCGACATGTTTTCCCCCTCTGATTCTGAGGGGCAGCTGCCTCATTATGCAGCGGGTCGTCAGGTTCCCGGGGGCTCTTTCCCGGGTGCCTCGGCCATGCCTAGAGCTGCAGGCATGGTGGGCTTGTCCAAAATGCACgcccagcagcagcaacagcagcagcagcagcacggAGTGTTCTTCGAGAGGTTCGGCGGGACCCGCAAGATGCCCGTGGGTCTGGAGCCTGCAGTAGGCTCCAGGCACCCGTTAATGCAGCCTCCCCAGCAggccccgccgccgcctccgcaGCAGCCCCcgcagcagccgccgccgccacctCCGCAGCAGCaacagccgccgccgccgccgccgccgccgccgccgcctgggCTTCTGGTCCGGCAAAATTCGTGTCCGCCTGCGCTCCCGCGTCCCCAGCAGGGCGAGGCGGGCACGCCCAGCGGCGGCCTGCAGGACGGGGGCCCCTTGCTGCCCAGCCAACACGCGCAGTTCGAGTACCCCATCCACCGGCTGGAGAACCGGAGCATGCACCCTTATTCTGAGCCTGTATTCAACATGCAGCACCCTCCTCCGCAGCAGACGCCCAACCAGCGGCTGCAGCATTTCGACGCACCCCCCTACATGAATGTGGCCAAGAGGCCGCGCTTTGACTTCCCGGGCAGCGCGGGAGTGGATCGCTGCGCTTCGTGGAACGGCAGCATGCACAACGGCGCTCTGGACAACCACCTCTCGCCCTCAGCCTATTCCGGCCTACCCGGCGAGTTCACGCCGCCTGTGCCCGACAGCTTCCCCTCGGGGCCACCCCTGCAGCATCCGGCCCCGGACCACCAGtccctgcagcagcagcagcagcagcagcagcagcagcagcaacagcagcagcaacgcCAAAACGCGGCCCTCATGATCAAGCAGATGGCGTCGCGGAATCAGCAGCAGCGGCTGCGCCAGCCCAACCTGGCCCAGCTAGGCCACCCCGGGGACGTGGGCCAGGGCGGCCTGGTGCACAGCGGCCCAGTGGGCGGCTTGGCCCAGCCGAACTTTGAGCGCGAAAGCGGCGGCGCGGGCGCCGGGCGCCTGGGCACGTTCGAGCAGCAGGCTCAGCACTTGGCGCAGGAGAGTGCATGGTTCCCAGGTCCGCACCCGCCGCCGGGTGACTTGCTGCCCCGCAGGATGGGAGGTTCAGGCCTGCCCGCTGACTGCGGCCCGCACGACCCCGGACTGGCGCCGCCCCCTCCGCCCGGTGGCTCGGGGGTGCTGTTCCGGGGCTCTCTGCAGGAGCCGCTGAGGATGCCCGGAGAGGGCCACGTGCCCGCGCTGCCCTCCCCTGGCCTGCAGTTCGGGGGCAGCCTGGCCAGCCTGGGGCAGCTGCAGTCGcccggggctggggtggggctgccCAGCGCTCCCTCCGAGCGCCGGCCCCAGCCGCCCGATTTCACAGCGCCAGCGCTCGGGGGCCAGCCTGGCTTCCCGTTCGGCGCAGCGAACCGGCAGGCCACGCCGCACAGCGGTCCAGGCGTGAACTCGCCCCCGAGcgcgggcgggggcggcggcagcacgggcggcggcggcggcgggggcgcaTACCCGCAGCAGCCTGATTTCCAGCCCAGCCAGCGCACCTCGGCCAGTAAGCTGGGCGCGCTCTCGCTGGGCTCCTTCAACAAGCCCAGCTCCAAGGACAACCTGTTCGGCCAGAGTTGCCTGGCTGCACTCTCCACAGCCTGCCAGAACATGATCGCCAGCCTTGGAGCCCCCAACCTCAACGTTACCTTCAACAAGAAGAACCCGCCCGAGGGCAAGAGGAAACTGAGCCAGAACGAGACCGACGGCGCGGCCATGGCCAGCAACCCGGGCTCGGATTACTTCCCAGGAGGGACTGCTCCTGGGGCCGCAGGGCCCGGAGGCCAGTCGGGGACCAGTAGCAGCGGCTCCAAAGCCTCTGGGCCGCCCAATCCGCCCGCCCAGGGAGATGGCACCAGCCTCTCCCCCAACTACACCCTGGAATCAACGTCGGGGAACGACGGCAAGCCGGTTCCCGGGGGCGGCGGCCGGGGACGGGGTCGCAGAAAAAGGGACAGTGGTCACGTGAGCCCCGGGACCTTCTTCGACAAGTACTCGGCAGCGCCGGACAGCGGGGGCGCGCCTGGAGTGAGCCCAGGGCAACAGCAGGCGCCAGGCGCAGCCGTCGGGGGAAGCTCCACGGGCGAGGCGCGCGGGGCGCCTACGCCTCATGAGAAGGCGCTCACGTCGCCTTCGTGGGGGAAGGGGGCCGAGTTGCTCCTGGGGGACCAGCCGGACCTCATGGCGTCCCTGGACGGTGGGGCAAAGTCGGACGGTAGTTCCCCGCACGCGGGCGAGTTCGCCTCGGACGAGGTGAGCACGAGCTACGCCAACGAGGACGAGGTGTCATCCAGCTCCGACAaccccccagccctggccaaAGCGAGTAGGAGCCCTCTGGTGACAGGCTCGCCCAAACTCCCTCCCCGCGGGTTGGGCGCCGGGGAACATGGACCGAAGGCGCCCCCAGCCCCGCTTGGCCTGGGCATCTTGTCTACCTCTACCTCCACCCCCGACAGCTACGGCGGCGGGGGCACGGGCCATCCCGGCACGCCGGGCCTGGAGCAGGTCCGGACCCCAACGAGCAGCAGCGGCGCACCGCCGCCTGACGAGATCCACCCCCTGGAGATCCTCCAGGCACAGATCCAGCTGCAGAGGCAGCAGTTCAGCATCTCTGAGGACCAGCCCCTGGGGCTCAAAGGTGGCAAGAAGGGTGAGTGTGCTGTGGGGGCTTCTGGTGCGCAGAATGGTGACAGCGAGCTGGGCAGCTGCTGCTCCGAGGCCGTCAAGAGCGCCATGAGCACCATCGATCTGGACTCGCTGATGGCAGAGCACAGCGCCACCTGGTACCTGCCGGCCGACAAGGCTTTGGTGGACGGCGCAGACGAGGACAAGACGCTGGCACCCTGGGAGAAGGCCAAACCCCAGAACCCCAACAGCAAAGAAG